DNA sequence from the Scylla paramamosain isolate STU-SP2022 chromosome 4, ASM3559412v1, whole genome shotgun sequence genome:
TTAAGTCAGCGCCGGTCACCGAACACCCTGGATCTCCCCGGAGGTCATTACCAGTTGCTCATTTGCAGGTTTAATTGAATATGTAAACCAAGACGCCCTCGTCCGATTTTAATTATTTTGATTCCGGGGCTTCACTCGCTTTCTGTTACAATTAGAAAAGCGTACTTTATTAATGCCGACTTCTCGTGTTTCCTGCCAGCGGACCCTAGGCATCAACACCCGCTAgagacactgagagagagagagagagagagagagagagagagagagagagagagagagagagagagagagagagtaaaagcgAGGCAACATCTCTGGCACTGCGGCACTACAGAGCAAGATTAACACCAGTGGAGGGGGACACAGCGCTCCGGTATACAAAATTAAAACTGCGTGTGTGACTTCAGTACAATACACGACTTGCGTATTTCCTAATTGAATACCATGTTTTTGTGTTGCtccgtaatgagagagagagggggtggggagacaATCATACACCAGCATATTTAAGGCAGTGAAGGTCCAAGTGACAGTGTTGGTTGGGCAATGGTGCGTGTGAGCAGTGGTGGTATCTGATGTCCTTAGTAAGAGTGTCTCATGTGTTGCTATTGTATCtgtgtgtatatttatgtattccTTGCttgcaacatacacacacacacacacatacacacagatgcAGGCCCCTATTTTCTTCACCACAAGTAGCACGTTATTATTTCTGCAACAAGATGCTCagagttattttcattttcttataacATCAGTTACTTGTCATCAATTACTTATAATCCGATACTGTATTTCTAAAACTGGACGTAGTACAAATATGTTATCTCGTCTGAAACAAATTaaacttctgaaaaaaaaaaaacacacacacacacaagaaaatactTGGAAACATCCTGAAAATAACttagataaaaattaaatatgcGTAACATTAATACCACAGTCCACATAGATAGTTGGTCAGTTGGTTAATTAGTTAGATTAGTTAGTTAGATAattagttagttttttttttactacagaGAGCTAATACATATAAAAACCAACATATAATTTACTTTACAGACATTACTatctatatactcgtatatatatactgtacacAAGTCAAGAACTGTGTAGTCCAAAACCTTATATTTgaaaccctgaaaaaaaaaaaaaaaaaatcgaaagaaCCAAACCTCAAGAACATCAACAATCTAAAACACATTTATCGAATCACAGAACGATAACAGAAGtataattatacaaaaaaaaaaagaaaaaaacgcatCCCAAGCATAACTACAGAATAAATCCTCCATTCCCCAGAAGAAAGgcatcacaacacaacatacaCGCTTTACTGAATTGCAAGATGACACACTTACTCATACGCATCTCCCCTAACCCTTCCTATTCCCCTGACAGCGACAAGTGCCTCAACCAGTACAAGATGCAGATATTTTGCCGCGAGACGGAGGCCCACCTGCAGATGCACCCTCATCTCAACGACCCTGAAGCCAGCCACGTCCAGCGGCCTCATCACCCCCGACCTGTGGCTCCGGGACTGCTCTCAAAAGGGCAATGAATcggtgagatagagagagagagagagagagagagagagagagagagagagagagagagagagagagagagagagagagagagagtgcgtgtgtgtgttaggaaggaTTGAAGAGAgtatagaaaaaacaaacaagactcTTTACATATTCTTTCAGAACgtgctgttttattttattattattattattattattattattattattattattattattattattattattattatcattattattattattattattctagggaagcttttttttatgcattaaagaggtgagagagaagctccATGTTGCctctaccactctctctctctctctctctctctctctctctctctctctctctctctctctctctctctctctctctctgttttgtaccTTGAAGAGTATgccgtggtgtggtgtggtgtgtggtgtaaggtggtggtgtgctCTACGGTGTgttatgtggtgtggtgtttagCATGGTGTGTGATTTGGTGTGGTATGCAGTGTGTGGTGTAGAGTAGTGTGTGTTATGGTGTGTTTCGGTGTGTGGTGTAGCGTGGTGTGTGTTATGGTGTGTTTCGGTGTGTGGTGCAGTAAGGTTGGATGTGATACTGTggtatgtggtgtggtgtgttatagtctggtatgtggtgtgtggtgtgtgctaTGATGTGctatgtggtgtgtggtgtggtgtggcgccCAGCACTATTACAAGCACAATAAATGCAATACCTATATGTTCTTCAGTAACTCGATCCATGATATAACATTCCCTATTACAAATACACTCATCTCTCTTATAGAAGTACACAGTTATCCAAATCCTTCTCGTCACCTTTTGAATTTACACCACACGATGCACGCACCTCGTCAATCACAGGTTTACTAATAAGGGTAGTGATAACTTTCACTGACTGTGTGTCCTGTTCTCTCTCCGCTCTCCTACTCAGATGAGGTTAAGAACTTAAGATTACGTACCCCTAGTATCAACagtggttcttctttccttaGTTCTATGAAAGGATGTAACACTACCGCATGCAGAGTTCCTCCCGCTGGCTTTTAAAAACTGTCTCCACACGCCGTTTAAGCAAAGGTGGCAAAGGTGGCTGGTGTATCAGTATTCAATCAGTGTGTTCGGCCTTTCCTCTCACTGTGGCTGGTGTAAGTGTGCTAGATATGACGGAGTTGCTGTCAGAGGAGTTGGGGATCACATTATTGTACTTTGGCAGCCGTTCCATCAACATTGTCCGAaccaatttttattttattttgtttatttatttatttatttatttatttatttatttttatttatttatttatttatttatttttttttttgtgtgtaacatgggcaccggtcaagggcaataaaaattcagaaaaaaagcccactgatgataaaaaaaaaaaaatagtgcttgCGATACATTTAAAAATACTTATCACCATTTTAATTACATACAGGCAGCCATGACAAATCCCGCTAACCAGAGAAAATTTTAAGTTTTAAATGATAAATGCTTCTGCAAGCCTGAATATATTATTAAGAGTGATAAGTATTCCTAAAGCGTACCGGATGCATGGCTTGGGACACAGTGATGACGGGTAGTCTGCCGGTGCACGACAACACAGCCTTCAGTCCCCGTGACCACGACAATAGCCACCACAAACAGCCCGGATGGAGGAACAGGTcggctgctgtttgttttttccttttcggaGTTTCCTTGAGTTGTGTGTGGACTCACCGTGTCCCAGAGAACATGACGGTATTCTTCCACCGAACAATTCTTCTTTCACTTGTATATCATGTTTCCTAAGATTAATCAGACAGTACACAGAAAGCAGCTAACCATCTATCACTTaagcttgtaaaaaaaaataatactgataataaacaaatacatagataagtagctgaatgaatagataaatgcgCATAAAGAAATGAATACAATAACAAGTgactaaataaatacatgaataattaAGCACAAGAATAACTATTGCCTGCCAGCATTGAAGACCAGGAGGATGAGATAGATGAATATACTGTAGATCAGATGCATAAATAATggacatataaataaataaataaataagacacacGTAAGGAAAGTAATTCCTCAAGCATGCGTAGCCCCGGCGTGTAATAGatgtcttaaccctttcactgctgtggTCGCCTTCCGTTATCACTCAAAGCACTACGAAAGCTATTAGCATggacacagaagagagagagagagagagagagagagagagagagagagagagagagagagagagagagagagagagagagagagagagagagagagagagagaataggagattAATTCCGTCAAAGCtacgcaacttttttttttaagggtataGAAATGTCTCTAAAAAGTTATCAAAGgtagccagaaaaaaaaaaaaaaatctagtagTGAAGAGAATTAAGCACTTTTCATCTTCCGCTCTTGTGTGTAATCCTTTGTGGTCAGTCATCAGCGGGAATTAAGGGAAACATTACAGATGTCCTTAGTACCGCAAGCTCACCATCTGTTAACTAAAGACATGGACTCGTGTTTCAAAACTTTTTGTTCTCCCAACGATTAATTCTAAAGACGACAGAGATAGATAATACAGGGTTTTCAtgagtgtatgtatatatatatatatatatatatatatatatatatatatatatatatatatatatatatatatatatatatatatatatatatatatatatatatatatatataatatatatatatatatatatatgtatatatatatatatatatatatatatatatatatatatatatatatatatatatatatatatatatatatatatatatatatatatatatatatatatatatatatatattttccctaTTGAGAGTAGAGAATCTTTATTACACTATCAAAAATCACAAAAAGTACCCTTGAAAATCCTCTCCTGAAACGCTTTAATCTCTCATAACGACCAATTTTAAAAGTCCCAAAGATACAAAGGAAACATTTTCATGCTTGCTTTCCTAATTAAAGATCCACAATCCCTATCAAACTACTCCTAGAATCACGAAAAGACTCTTGAAAAACCCtgttaacttccactagagcatGATGAAAGTAGTCGAGTAAGATGccgaagtgtttgagaatagtCTGTAATCCTGGCAAtccaccctttcctctccaGTGACCTGCACATAACATATCCTTCGCTGTACAGTCCGCCTTTATTATATTGGAAACTTTAATTGGAAACTCAGTATCGCGTCTCGTGTTGCATCAGCTTGCCCATGAATCCAAGTGTTTTGAATAGTCTTCCGCTCCGTGATTCTGATTCTGATCCTTTAATACAGAGGCCTCATGTGTGTGctggggaagggatgggaagccTCCTTTACCCACACTGTGTTATTAAATAGGAGGGAATTCATTGGCTTCTCGTTCAtcatctccccttctcctcctcatcctcctcctcctgttcgttTTCACTCTTCCACTTTACGTTCACTGTGTCGCTGTGTTGCGGGTTCCCTCGCCCCGCGTCTCCCTGTGCCTCTGTGACTCCTTTTTGCTTTTACGTTTACCGTCCCCGCCGCCACGTGACAGCACTGTTGCTGCGGCTAACtttgtttttcatgttcccTAAGTGCTAACTACAAACCCCATCACCTTTCCTGCCCTCTTCGTCCTCGCTCTGgctcccactccctcttcctctccctccaataataattaataattaagcATCAATAAATGCTCAGAAATGTACACAAAGTGTTTTGCCAGTTACCCGTTGTTAATGTTTTAGATATTCATTAGGAGAAGGAAGTGCAGttgctgtgtctgtgtgtgtgtgtgtgtgtgtgtgtgtgtgtgtgtgtgtgtgtgtgtgtgtgttaatatgttaatgtgtacatgtgtatgtgtgtatgtgtctttgTGTAAATGAGAGTGTGTTTATACGtatgtatatgagagagagagagagagagagagagagagagagagagagagagagagagagagagagagagagagagagagagagagagagagaaaaaaaaaattgtgtgtgtgtgtgtgtgtgtgtgtgtgtgtgtgtgtgtgtgtgtgtgtgtgtgtgtgtgtgcgcgaacACTGATCTGGAAGATGCAGCCTCCCCTCTGCCtgccctcaccttcccttcccccgcAGGACACCCAGCCGGAGAATGAGGTGCAGGTGGGCTCCCCGGACTCCCCGCCCCGTCCGCCTTCAGCCACCCTCGCCTCGCCGGATCCCTCGGAGCCAGTcaacctcaccaccactcagTCCTCCCGAAGCGATCCGCGGGGCTCCTCTCCCCCAGCAAGGGCGTCCCCGCTGCCCGTAAGACAATGTACAACGCGCCCCACAGAGACGCGCAGTCCTGCTCCGCCCCCCGTCCCTCGTTACGGCCGTCCAAGACTCCGGGACCGGCGCGACGCCGGCAGGGAGACAGGCCGTCCGCGGACCATGCGATCCTCCCTGCAGGTGACGCGCACCTCCCAACCCGAGACAGATCGGCAGGAGGAGCCCGTCAGGATGCCCACTATTCGAGTAAGGCAGCTGGAGGCGCAGCAGCAGGAACCGGGGCCAGTTGGGGAGCGAGAAGCGGCTCCatcagtggaggtggtgggtgaCGGCAGCGGAGACggctcccctcacccccccgcCCAACCACCCGGACTGCCTTTAGGTGGGTTGGGAGGCGGACTAGGTGGATTATTGCCTATAGTTGGCGGGGCGCCGCTGTTGCTGCCACACATGCTGCCGCCGGACCTGCCCCGCACGCCCCTGCTGCCCCATTTGTTGTTGCAGCGTCCTGAACTTCTGCGTCCACCTCCAATTCGCCACCCACTACTGTCGGCGCCGCAGGCacctgcccctcccacccctgcacCTCCCACAGCCGTCCCACCGCCTCCTCCAGGACCTCCAAAGACCCTTGGGGGGTCCCTACTACCTCCCGTGACGGTGCTATTACCGTGTCCTCTACCCATCCCCATCCCCATTCCTATACCAATACCCATACCCATCCCAGTGTCGCCTAGGAGTGAAGCTCCCGAAACTCGTTCCCAGGTGCAGAAGGAGTCCTCGGGGCGGCCCCGCTCGGTGCCCCGAAAGGATGCAGCTCGGCCCGGTTCTGTAATAAACGGCCCCATGGGTGCATCCACTAGCTCAGCGGCCCCAGGCTGTTCTGGCCCCGTCCCGCCTCTACCACCGCCGCCCAAgtcctcttcctcgccctctAGTGAGGGCGGTGAAAGGGGTCCGCGGCCTGACCGGGAGCGCCGCAGCATTCTGCGCTACACTTCTGACGTGTACGAGATCAACGGGGTTTTCCTGCCTCGTGACTCTGCCTGGGATTCCCCTGAACCGCTGCACTTGCGTCGCGCCCTCGTAGGGGAGACAGCCCAGGAGACCACTGCCACCACAGCCACCTACGCCCTGCAGCAAGAAGTGGAATCCAAGAACCCGTCAGAAAGCCCTTCCCCAGAGCCCAGCGAGGACAACAAAGAGGCGCTATCTGGCCTCACGCGGCGCAGAGAGGAGAACAGCACCGTCAGGAAGTTGCTCGGAGACGACGACGAAGATGTCGAAGAGCACAAAGAAGAAATCAAACCTGCAGACTCCACGGAGGCGGAGAGCGCCAGCCCACCCGCCCCCGCCGTACCGCCCGCCAGGAAGCGG
Encoded proteins:
- the LOC135097682 gene encoding LOW QUALITY PROTEIN: sine oculis-binding protein homolog (The sequence of the model RefSeq protein was modified relative to this genomic sequence to represent the inferred CDS: inserted 2 bases in 1 codon; deleted 1 base in 1 codon), whose protein sequence is MSRLRARGDKLEAVTWLYLCTVCTPTQFSLCLKEKTSFGFVYLYCFFLECSLLLPSSESQLSLLGEQGLHCKEVRPATSDLTWDSNPGPPEYSGGGNASGTTGLVLCSWCGRVCGSGSNGQRGGSAFQLSTTSGELHFCSEVCFTQCRRASFKKSKVCDWCRHVRPTVTYVDFTDGDHQLQFCSDKCLNQYKMQIFCRETEAHLQMHPXISTTLKPATSSGLITPDLWLRDCSQKGNESDTQPENEVQVGSPDSPPRPPSATLASPDPSEPVNLTTTQSSRSDPRGSSPPARASPLPVRQCTTRPTETRSPAPPPVPRYGRPRLRDRRDAGRETGRPRTMRSSLQVTRTSQPETDRQEEPVRMPTIRVRQLEAQQQEPGPVGEREAAPSVEVVGDGSGDGSPHPPAQPPGLPLGGLGGGLGGLLPIVGGAPLLLPHMLPPDLPRTPLLPHLLLQRPELLRPPPIRHPLLSAPQAPAPPTPAPPTAVPPPPPGPPKTLGGSLLPPVTVLLPCPLPIPIPIPIPIPIPIPVSPRSEAPETRSQVQKESSGRPRSVPRKDAARPGSVINGPMGASTSSAAPGCSGPVPPLPPPPKSSSSPSSEGGERGPRPDRERRSILRYTSDVYEINGVFLPRDSAWDSPEPLHLRRALVGETAQETTATTATYALQQEVESKNPSESPSPEPSEDNKEALSGLTRRREENSTVRKLLGDDDEDVEEHKEEIKPADSTEAESASPPAPAVPPARKRPPPGEHVQPLPKKKHLLV